tttcttggccagacatcagacagttttttggggatcggaattagacttactgattcaccccctctcactgactgccgggttacaacagcTCCACTTTGACATCTTCAATGCCCCCTGCTTCGGAGGAGCTTAATCTCTCCCTTGAGCTCCTCTCCTTAGTTTCCCAAGAGGAGAGGGTTTCCTTCCCCAAAAGTCCAGAGTCAAATGGTTGGAACTCGGCGACTCCAACACTGCTTACTCCCACATATCCCTTGAGGCTAGAACCAACAAAAACTCCATCACTTCCCTCTTGTTAAGTGATGGCTCCCTCCTCTCCTCTGTTAAGGACATGAAGGCTGAGTCAGTCAACTTCTTCAGCTCCACTTTCAATACCCCTCCCTCCCTTGCCATCTCTGATGGGCTTCTCAATAAAACTATCCCTCCTTCCCTCCTTCACTCTCTCCAAGCTACCCCCTGTGAAGAGGAAATGCTCTATCCTGTTCTCTTTCATAAAGAAAACATATCTCCTGGTCCAGATGGGTTTAGTATGGGTttcttctccccctcttggGATATTACCAAACCATACCTCATTTCAGCCTTGCGTAGTTTTTCTTTAACCCAAGCCAGATAAAAGGTATCAACCAAACCTTTTGTACAagtcattgccaaaatccttgcaAATCGTCTCAAGCTGGCAGTTGACTCCCTTATTAGTGACAACCAATCGGCTTTTATTACGTGTAGATCCATCACTGATAACATTTTCTCCGTTCCTAGCTTGTCAGAGGCTTTGATAGAATATCCCACCCCCTACTCTTATGAAAATGGACATTCACAAAGCTTTTGACTTCTTGTCTTAGATTTCATTATCAATGTCTTGCACAAGATGTCCTTTCCTCCCATCTTCATCAATTGAATCTTCCATTGCATTTCTTCCCCCTGATTCTCCGTTTTGATCAATGGTTGCCCTGTAGGCTTTTTTTCTTCGTTTGCTGTTATTTGCCAAGGTTGTGCCCTCTCCCCTTACATCTTATCTCTAGCTCTTGAAGTCCTTTTTAGGAGCATTCAATCTAGTATGGACCAACACCTCATCTCCCATATGCCAAATTGCATATCCCTTAAGATCTCTCATTTGGCTTTTGCCGATAATCTCATGACCTTTTCTAAGCTGGTTCCGCTTTGATTCAGTCCATTTTGTCTTGAATCTGTCCCATTTTCAAAGCTTGTCAGATCTTCACATCAATTGGCAAAATCTCTCCTGTTTGTTGCTGAGGTTAGTGAGGTTGACTCAACTTGCTTTAGAGAAGTGATTGAGTTCCCTTCGGGTTGGTTGCAAGTCAAGTATTTGGGTTTACCTTTGATCCCTTCAAGATTGACTGCCCACTACTATTCCCCCATTTTGGATCACCTCTGTCAAAGGCTTCAGCTTTATAAAGGGAACCTTCTTTCTTATGTCGGCCGCCTTGAGTTGGTTAGATTTGTCCTTCAGTCTTCTTTAATTTATTGGACTGGCATTTTTTGGCTTTCTCAGTCCTCTTTTGAGTTTGGAATTCCTTATTTGTGCCTTTCTTTGGAAGAGTTGTGATTCTGCTAGGTTCCTCCACCCTGTTAGTTGGGTATCACTGTCTCCCCAAAGAGGAAGGGGGCATTGACTTGAGAAGAATCAAAGGTGTCAATCAGGCTGGTATTCTCAAGTTGATTTGGAAGCTAGCAGCAAAGCGGAAGAGTATTTGGGTGGATTGGGTCTTCTCTCGCTCCCTATGCAATGACCATATCTGGACTGCTCCGTCTTGTTCCGATGCTTCCTTGGTTTGAAGGAAGATCCTTAAGCTCAGACCTCTTTGCTTATGGGATCATCAGATCTCATATTAATGATAGATCTTCTACTAGATTTTAGCTTGACTTCTGGCACCCGGATGGAGTTCTCCACCTAGTGGGTGATAGAACTGGTCACAGTTCAGGTTTCGGCAGATTGGACATGGTCTCTGGCATTATTCAGCAAGATGGTTGGGCCCTACCCCCTCATCCTCCTTGTATTCCATTTGGAGTGCTTTGCCGAGCATTGTCTAGAGACCTTCTGGTAGTGGTGACTTTGTCTTTTGGTTTTGCTACATCTTTGGGTCTCTTCAGTGCCAAGTTTGATTGGGAGCATATTAGGGCTCGTGGTTGCATTTAAGTCTAGCGCAATTTGGTCTGGTTACATCCCCTGCCACGGCTTCATTGTTAGAGGTTTTCACCCACTGCCTCCCTATGCAGTCCTTCCTTATCTGCTGGCAAATTCTTGTCCCCCTTCCCTTTGCTGCCTTTTTGGGACTGCCCCTGAAGATGTGGATCACCTCTTCTTCACCTGCCCCCTTTCTCTGTAGTTTGGTCCATCTTCTAACCAAATTCTGTCCTAGGAGAGGAACAATTCTTCCTTTCGATAGAGAATGGATGTCGGTCGATATATCTTTTTCTGGGAAATACTGTGGTGATAAGGTTGGCAAATTAGCTTTTGGTGCTGCTATCTCTCACATCTGGCTTGAGGGCAACCTTAGAAGGTAAACCTCTAAATCTAGATCCTACCAGAAAATTTGGAACTCATTCTTTTTGAAGTAAAATCTGAGGTGCGGTGTTCTCTGGTCGGTGTTCTGATTTTCCCCTGGAAAGAGGCTAATTGTACATTCTTGGGGCCTCTCCCCTTCTATTTTATAAGCTTATGCCTCCTCCTCCCACTATGTAAAGGCTGGGCTtgttttattgtattttctcctctttggtaatgaatttattattttacccaaaaaaaaaagaagctggTAAAAGTTCCCTCTGTAAAGCCCTATAATCCTTAAAATAGCTATTAAAGCATGAAAAACTTATTAACAAATACAAAGAATCGTACAAGGCAAACTGTTCAGAGGCAGTCATCACTTCATTGTTAGATTGTTAATAAGTGCTATTATAGACTCCAGAAATCTCCGCAAGATTTACCACACGCATGTGCAAGCGctcgcacacacacacagagctggggtggggggagagagtGTTCAATGTTTTCCCACTACTCCCTTTACTCTTGAATTTTATTCCACTAGTTATTTTTGATGTTCCTATTATTGCGTTTGTGCTTCAATCTTTTCAAATCATATAATTGGAAGTTCGATtccccattttcattttcaactaAAAAAATGTTTGCTGAAACGTACAGCATGATTTTTGCACAAGTTTATTGAAGTGTTTTATCTTCTATTTGCCACAGATAATATGTTCATCTGCGCTCCTCTATGCAATGAGACGGTggaaaattatttctttcacTGTTGGTGAATCCCGTGTTCTTGCCGATAACTCACCAACTCTGGTTCCCCTTAAGACATTGATTCAGACATCACCTCTTGCAATAACTTATTTGCTTTACATGGTATGATTTGACTGTAcattttttcagttttcttGATGAATTATGAGTTCTTTCATGTGAGCTTTAAATAATGTCATTATCTATCATCATGTTTCCCTTGTTAAAAGCTGGCGTCAATGGAGTCTGTGCGTGGAGTTAATGTTCCCATGTACACAACCCTTAGGCGGACTACTGTGGTATTTACAATGATTGTGGAGTATCTTCTGACAAGGCAGAAGTATTCATCCTCTGTTGTTGGCAGGTAAATGGCCCTTTCTCACTGTTTTCTAGTAGGGGATGCATGTTTTGGGGTGTCAAATACAtcctgatctctctctctctctctctctgatattCACCTTTTCTTGACATTCTCACTGAGCATGCAATTTTGATGGAATGAAACATGCTAATgcgtgtttttttctttttttttttccttttctttattgtCTTAGAGTGTGATGACCTaataatgtaataaatgaggtGGATTGGTGGACCATGATATAAAGACACCTTTTGTATTATAGTGTTATTTCTTTTAGCTGCTTTAGTATGAAGTCAGTTCAGGATGGAATGTCCTTGTTATAATGTTTGATGCAAGTCATCATGATGTCTTtgacataatatatatatatatttaatgtttCTAATTCATTTCTTAATGGTAAATCCAAGGGTTTCATCAGTGTGGTATTGATTGTTCTTGGTGCATTTATTGCGGGAGCTCGAGACTTGTCATTTGACTCTTATGGCTACGCTATTGTATTCATTGCCAACATCACTACAGCAATATACCTTGCAACTATAGCCCGTCTTGGTAGTATTTCTTATATCTTCCAGCTTTTCATTCTTTCCTAATGAAGTTTTCTGGTAGGTTACTCTAATGGTATTAATTACTTGACAGGAAAATCTAGTGGCCTTAATAGCTTTGGTCTAATGTGGTGCAATGGTGAGATAGTCATATCTTAAGCTGATCAACATTTGTGTTTTTGGGGCAATGTGGTTCATCCAAAAGTTTAAAAACTGTGATTCCTTTAGCTTATATATTACCAATATTTTTTGTAGGGATAATATGTGGACCGGTGTTACTGTTTTGGACATTTTTCCGAGGTGACTTGGAGATGACAATGAATTTTCCTCATTTATATACAGCTGGATTTCAGGTACTTCCTGTCACAGATAAACTTGTCTTTCTTTTTGCATGTTATTGTACCACAGGGGCACCTTGAAggtgttgggacttgggatgaTGTTACTTCTGGACAAGGGCTGCAAATTTCTTGCTTCTGTTTTACTGCTCTTTTTCCTTTGGGCCTATTGATGATTATATACAGATTTTCATGCATCTTATGCCAACTGATTGTGCATTCACATAACATGCTATTTCttatggttttgttttttccaacTTATGTTCTGCTTATTCTTATTACGTCTCACACACTATGTTTTACTTAAATACTTGTACCGGTGGATCTAGTAAGAGCTATAGGCTTCTCTCACCAGGGAGTTATTATGGTTTACAAGGTTTTCCTTAGAGTGGCTCTTAACTGCACAAAAAAATTTAAGGGTGAAATTGATTGGGTTATAAGACCAACTTATTGTATGGAGCAGAATCTTGGGCAATCAAGAAATGATGCATGCATAACGTAGTGCAGCTGAAATGCAGAAATCGATATGGATGAGTGGCAAGCCTTTAAAGGATGTAACTAGAAATATAGGTTGTTGGCATTTGCGGACTACGGTACCTTGGTGTGGCACAAACAGGA
Above is a genomic segment from Macadamia integrifolia cultivar HAES 741 unplaced genomic scaffold, SCU_Mint_v3 scaffold_210A, whole genome shotgun sequence containing:
- the LOC122071333 gene encoding UDP-N-acetylglucosamine transporter UGNT1-like isoform X2 — translated: MRPFAMASSGSSKNLLLPVSDPPKGDESLFKGSGMSKKGAYAAISYMACAVLLIMFNKAALSSYSFPCANVITLFQIICSSALLYAMRRWKIISFTVGESRVLADNSPTLVPLKTLIQTSPLAITYLLYMLASMESVRGVNVPMYTTLRRTTVVFTMIVEYLLTRQKYSSSVVGSVVLIVLGAFIAGARDLSFDSYGYAIVFIANITTAIYLATIARLGKSSGLNSFGLMWCNGIICGPVLLFWTFFRGDLEMTMNFPHLYTAGFQAVMLLSCIMAFLLNYSIFLNTTLNSALTQTMCGNLKDFFTVGLGWLLFGGLPFDFLNVIGQLLGFLGSGLYAYCKLRGK
- the LOC122071333 gene encoding UDP-N-acetylglucosamine transporter UGNT1-like isoform X1, whose product is MRPFAMASSGSSKNLLLPVSDPPKGDESLFKGSGMSKKGAYAAISYMACAVLLIMFNKAALSSYSFPCANVITLFQIICSSALLYAMRRWKIISFTVGESRVLADNSPTLVPLKTLIQTSPLAITYLLYMLASMESVRGVNVPMYTTLRRTTVVFTMIVEYLLTRQKYSSSVVGSVVLIVLGAFIAGARDLSFDSYGYAIVFIANITTAIYLATIARLGKSSGLNSFGLMWCNGIICGPVLLFWTFFRGDLEMTMNFPHLYTAGFQAVMLLSCIMAFLLNYSIFLNTTLNSALTQTMCGNLKDFFTVGLGWLLFGGLPFDFLNVIGQLLGFLGSGLYAYCKLKGK